A window of Malania oleifera isolate guangnan ecotype guangnan chromosome 5, ASM2987363v1, whole genome shotgun sequence contains these coding sequences:
- the LOC131155239 gene encoding uncharacterized protein LOC131155239 — MATISHFTVISKSTTPIKSKSFLEPFRQKKMKMGVGNGQRFIVTLAVVASMLAAVCMGSRKAWPPVEPLHSPSPRKIVVGGSENWHFGFNYSDWAAKNAPFYQKDTLVFKYEAPNETAQIRPHNVYQLPDISSYAACDLKNGKLVANITQGGGNGFEFPLEEAKLYIFACGVGNGIHCNAGLMKFFVSALPTSHD, encoded by the exons ATGGCCACCATATCTCACTTCACAGTCATTTCTAAATCTACTACTCCAATCAAATCCAAATCCTTCCTTGAGCCATTTAGGCAGAAGAAAATGAAGATGGGCGTTGGGAATGGACAGAGATTTATTGTAACATTGGCAGTGGTTGCTTCCATGTTAGCAGCTGTGTGCATGGGATCTCGCAAGGCTTGGCCTCCTGTAGAGCCTCTTCATTCTCCTAGTCCTAGGAAGATAGTGGTGGGGGGCTCTGAGAATTGGCACTTTGGCTTTAACTACTCTGACTGGGCTGCTAAAAATGCCCCCTTTTACCAAAAGGATACCCTTG TTTTCAAGTATGAGGCTCCAAACGAAACCGCACAGATTCGTCCACACAACGTATATCAGCTGCCAGACATCTCGAGCTATGCCGCATGTGACCTGAAGAATGGGAAGCTGGTGGCGAACATCACGCAGGGAGGAGGGAATGGGTTTGAGTTTCCATTGGAAGAGGCAAAGCTCTACATTTTTGCCTGCGGGGTGGGTAATGGCATCCATTGCAATGCTGGCTTGATGAAGTTCTTCGTGTCTGCATTGCCTACCTCCCATGACTGA